A single window of Eucalyptus grandis isolate ANBG69807.140 chromosome 1, ASM1654582v1, whole genome shotgun sequence DNA harbors:
- the LOC104456937 gene encoding trans-resveratrol di-O-methyltransferase translates to MDWGNGDGNATAGELLQAQAHVWNHLFSYITSLCLKCALQLGIPDLIHDHGRPMTLPELVSALRIPPAKAHGLRRLMRVLVHSGYFKLRDLEDADHRSGYTLTAASRLLLKHNPLSPAPFVLGALHPFIMGTWQHLKAWLGDGEGVTPSMIEMAHGGPTWEVMRRDPEVDGLFSGAMDNDSRLMAKAVVETCGGVFDGLSSVTDVGGRSGTMGKAITEAFPHLEYTVLDQPNVVDGLVGSERLKFVGGDMFVEIPPADAILLKWVLHDWSDEKCIEILKRSKEAVSGRDGIGKVIIIDVVVGNQPDDHRSTETQLFWDMLMMMYDAKERDEKEWEKLFVDAGYSGYKIISHLGLRSLIEVYP, encoded by the exons ATGGATTGGGGCAATGGAGACGGGAATGCGACAGCCGGCGAGCTCCTCCAAGCTCAAGCCCACGTATGGAACCACCTGTTCAGCTACATCACCTCCTTGTGCCTCAAGTGCGCCCTTCAGTTGGGCATACCCGACCTCATCCACGACCATGGCCGACCCATGACCCTCCCCGAGCTCGTCTCCGCCCTCCGCATCCCTCCTGCCAAAGCTCACGGCCTCCGCCGCCTCATGCGCGTCCTCGTCCACTCCGGCTACTTCAAGCTACGGGACCTCGAGGACGCGGACCATCGGAGCGGGTACACGCTCACCGCCGCGTCCCGGCTCCTCCTGAAGCACAACCCCTTGAGCCCGGCGCCCTTCGTGCTCGGCGCGTTACATCCTTTCATCATGGGGACGTGGCAGCATCTGAAGGCGTGGCTGGGGGACGGAGAAGGCGTCACCCCGAGCATGATCGAGATGGCGCACGGAGGGCCCACGTGGGAGGTCATGAGGCGCGATCCCGAGGTCGACGGCCTATTCAGCGGGGCGATGGATAACGACTCGAGACTGATGGCGAAGGCGGTGGTGGAAACATGCGGGGGAGTGTTCGACGGGCTGAGCTCGGTGACCGACGTGGGAGGCAGGTCGGGGACGATGGGCAAGGCTATCACGGAGGCGTTCCCCCACTTGGAGTACACGGTGCTGGATCAGCCGAACGTAGTGGATGGTTTGGTCGGCAGTGAGAGGCTGAAGTTCGTCGGAGGCGACATGTTTGTGGAGATTCCCCCGGCGGATGCAATCTTACTCAAG TGGGTATTGCACGATTGGAGCGACGAAAAATGCATCGAGATACTAAAACGGAGCAAAGAAGCGGTATCAGGGCGGGATGGGATTGGAAAGGTGATCATAATCGATGTAGTAGTAGGGAATCAGCCGGACGATCATAGATCCACCGAGACACAACTCTTCTGGGACATGTTGATGATGATGTACGATGCGAAAGAAAGGGACGAAAAGGAATGGGAAAAGCTGTTCGTTGACGCTGGCTATAGCGGGTACAAGATAATCTCTCATCTGGGCCTTCGATCTCTCATTGAGGTTTATCCTTAA